One genomic window of Eptesicus fuscus isolate TK198812 chromosome 6, DD_ASM_mEF_20220401, whole genome shotgun sequence includes the following:
- the LZTS1 gene encoding leucine zipper putative tumor suppressor 1 gives MGSVSSLISGHGFHSKHCRASQYKLRKSSHLKKLNRYSDGLLRFGFSQDSGHGKSSSKMGKSEDFFYIKVSQKARGAHHPDYTALSSGDLGGQAGVDFGPSTPPKLMPFSNQLEMASEKGAVRPTAFKPVLPRSGAVLHASPDSTGHQLHPAPPDKPKEQELRPGQCSGALSDSGRNSMSSLPTHSTSSSYQLDPLVTAVGPASRFGGSAHNITQGILLQDSNMMSLKALSFSDGGSKLAHPSKADRGSSCVRSPISTDECAIQELEQKLLEREGELQKLRRSFEEKELASSQAYEERQWRYPEELEGPEPKSSSRLKASQKGQRTQQVLHLQVLQLQQEKRQLRQELESLMKEQDLLESKLRTYEKEKTSFGPALEETQWEVCQKSGEISLLKQQLKESQMEVNTKASEILSLKAQLKDTRGKLEGLELKTQDLEGALHTKGLELEVCENELQRKKNESELLREKVNLLEQELQDLRAQAALQRDCTPRGPVLGAGPGPTFSEDIPALQRELERLRAELKEERQGHDQMSSGFQHERLVWKEEKEKVIQYQKQLQQSYLAMYQRNQRLEKALQQLAHRDGAGEPLEIDLEGADIPYEDIIATEI, from the exons ATGGGCAGCGTCAGTAGCCTCATCTCCGGCCACGGCTTCCACAGCAAGCACTGCCGCGCGTCGCAGTACAAGCTGCGCAAGTCCTCGCACCTCAAGAAACTCAACCGCTACTCAGACGGGCTGCTCAGATTCGGCTTCTCCCAGGACTCGGGGCATGGCAAGTCCAGCTCCAAAATGGGCAAGAGCGAAGATTTCTTCTACATTAAAGTCAGCCAGAAGGCCCGGGGCGCCCACCACCCCGATTACACTGCTCTGTCCAGTGGGGACCtagggggccaggctggggtggaCTTCGGCCCGTCTACCCCACCCAAGCTCATGCCCTTCTCCAATCAGCTAGAAATG GCCTCAGAGAAGGGTGCGGTGCGGCCCACAGCCTTCAAGCCGGTGCTGCCGCGATCAGGAGCCGTCCTGCACGCCTCCCCCGACAGCACCGGCCACCagctgcaccccgcccccccggaCAAGCCCAAGGAGCAGGAGCTGAGGCCCGGCCAGTGCTCCGGGGCTCTGTCTGACTCCGGCCGCAACTCCATGTCCAGCCTGCCCACACACAGCACCAGCAGCAGCTACCAGCTGGACCCGCTGGTCACAGCCGTGGGGCCCGCCAGCCgttttgggggctcagcccacaACATCACCCAGGGCATCCTCCTCCAGGACAGCAACATGATGAGCCTGAAGGCGCTGTCCTTCTCCGACGGCGGCAGCAAGCTGGCCCACCCGAGCAAGGCGGACAGGGGCTCCTCGTGCGTGCGCTCGCCCATCTCCACGGACGAGTGCGCCATCCAGGAGCTCGAGCAGAAGCTGCTGGAGAGGGAGGGCGAGCTGCAGAAGCTGCGGCGCAGCTTTGAGGAGAAGGAGCTGGCCTCCAGCCAGGCCTACGAGGAGCGGCAGTGGCGCTACCCCGAGGAGCTGGAGGGCCCCGAGCCGAAGAGCAGCAGCAGGCTGAAGGCCTCGCAGAAGGGCCAGCGCACACAGCAGGTGCTGCACCTGCAGGTGCTCCAGCTCCAGCAGGAGAAGCGGCAGCTCCGGCAGGAGCTCGAGAGCCTCATGAAGGAGCAGGACCTGCTGGAGAGCAAGCTGCGGACCTACGAGAAGGAGAAGACCAGCTTCGGGCCCGCGCTGGAGGAGACCCAGTGGGAG GTGTGCCAGAAGTCGGGCGAGATCTCCCTCCTGAAGCAGCAGCTGAAGGAGTCCCAGATGGAAGTCAACACCAAGGCCAGTGAGATCCTCAGTCTGAAGGCGCAGCTGAAGGACACACGGGGCAAGCTGGAGGGCCTGGAGCTGAAGACGCAGGATTTGGAGGGCGCGCTGCACACCAagggcctggagctggaggtCTGCGAGAACGAGCTGCAGCGCAAGAAGAACGAGTCGGAGCTCCTGCGGGAGAAGGTGAACCTGCTGGAGCAGGAGCTACAGGACCTGCGGGCGCAGGCCGCCCTGCAGCGGGACTGCACGCCCCGGGGGCCGGTgctgggggccgggccggggcccaCCTTCTCTGAGGACATCCCCGCCCTGCAGCGGGAGCTGGAGCGGCTGCGGGCTGAGCTGAAGGAGGAGCGGCAAGGCCACGACCAGATGTCTTCAGGCTTCCAGCATGAGCGGCTGGtttggaaggaggagaaagagaaggtgaTCCAGTACCAGAAGCAGCTACAGCAGAGCTACCTGGCCATGTACCAGCGGAACCAGCGCCTGGagaaggccctgcagcagctggcCCACAGAGACGGTGCGGGGGAGCCTCTGGAGATTGACCTTGAAGGGGCTGACATCCCCTATGAGGACATCATAGCCACCGAGATCTGA